One genomic segment of Desulfocapsa sulfexigens DSM 10523 includes these proteins:
- the cobT gene encoding nicotinate-nucleotide--dimethylbenzimidazole phosphoribosyltransferase, translating into MGLLKRTLQNIYPQDSDSRDRAKERLDQLALPHWALGDLMDLSMDLAGITRSIDPPVARKAIVTMAGDHGVVAEGVSKFPQEVTPQMVYNFVNGGAGINALARQAGAEVIVVDMGVAADLKQLAAEGKIINKKVGLGTDNIAKGPAMSLAMATRSVEAGIDIANDLADRIDLFGTGDMGIGNTTPSTAIAAVITGKPLAELTGRGTGLDDEQLAHKIKVLETILECNKPDPKDGLDILAKVGGFEIGGLAGLIIGAAAHKKPVVVDGFISSAAALIAITIEPFVRDYIICAHRSMEPGHRAMQEKLGCRPLLDLNLRLGEGTGAALAMNLVEAAVAILTEVATFEEAAVAEADK; encoded by the coding sequence ATGGGTCTGCTGAAGAGAACACTGCAAAATATTTATCCTCAGGATAGCGATTCCCGAGATCGTGCAAAAGAACGTCTGGACCAGCTTGCCCTGCCACATTGGGCCCTTGGGGATCTTATGGATTTGAGTATGGATCTTGCCGGGATCACCCGTTCTATAGATCCTCCAGTGGCACGAAAAGCAATAGTTACTATGGCAGGAGACCATGGTGTGGTCGCTGAAGGTGTGAGCAAGTTTCCACAGGAGGTGACTCCTCAGATGGTCTATAACTTTGTTAACGGTGGAGCAGGAATTAATGCTCTGGCACGACAGGCAGGAGCCGAAGTTATTGTCGTTGATATGGGAGTGGCCGCCGATTTAAAACAACTGGCTGCGGAGGGTAAAATTATCAACAAGAAGGTAGGGCTTGGCACCGATAATATTGCCAAAGGCCCTGCAATGAGTCTCGCCATGGCAACACGTTCGGTGGAGGCTGGGATTGATATTGCAAATGATCTTGCCGACCGCATTGATCTCTTTGGAACCGGTGATATGGGTATTGGTAATACAACACCGTCAACTGCTATAGCAGCAGTGATAACCGGAAAACCCCTGGCAGAACTTACCGGCCGTGGCACAGGTCTTGATGATGAGCAGCTCGCTCATAAAATCAAAGTTCTCGAAACTATTTTAGAGTGCAATAAACCCGACCCAAAGGATGGCCTTGATATACTCGCCAAGGTGGGCGGCTTTGAAATCGGGGGACTTGCCGGTCTTATTATCGGAGCTGCCGCCCACAAAAAACCCGTTGTTGTAGATGGTTTTATCTCTTCAGCTGCTGCACTTATTGCCATTACCATTGAACCATTTGTCAGGGATTATATTATTTGTGCCCATCGTTCCATGGAACCGGGACATCGTGCAATGCAGGAGAAGCTGGGCTGCAGACCTCTTCTTGATCTTAATCTCCGTTTAGGTGAAGGGACAGGCGCTGCTCTTGCTATGAATCTGGTTGAAGCAGCAGTTGCAATTCTTACAGAAGTTGCAACATTTGAAGAGGCCGCCGTTGCCGAAGCCGATAAGTAA
- the cbiB gene encoding adenosylcobinamide-phosphate synthase CbiB has translation MPVFEFQLLAAVLLDFLFGDPRFLPHPVRLIGFFCVTYERIFRKMFSTELLAGFAAFVTVLFLSLALTAVLLFSTNYYSGVLAQIVAVILLYSSIAARDLVSHSRTVYHALKADESLDSARSAVAQIVGRDTSALDRKGIIRACVETVAENMVDGVTAPLFYAVVFSLFSPLLPIEPLFLAVFGAMGYKAVNTMDSMFGYKNERYLYFGRVAAKFDDAVNWVPARLSGLILVPAAFFLGLDWKGSYRIFTRDRLAHASPNAGHTEATVAGALGVELGGTSIYFGKKMIKPAIGENKRPAEDRDILRSNNLILIGSLLFLSTLLLIRFFIVQIVL, from the coding sequence ATGCCTGTTTTTGAATTTCAGCTTCTGGCAGCGGTTCTGCTTGATTTTCTTTTTGGAGATCCCAGATTTCTGCCTCACCCGGTGAGGCTGATCGGTTTTTTTTGTGTTACTTATGAAAGGATCTTTCGAAAAATGTTTTCTACTGAATTGCTTGCTGGATTTGCAGCTTTTGTCACTGTTCTTTTCCTGTCCCTCGCTTTGACTGCTGTTTTGCTTTTCTCCACCAACTATTATTCAGGCGTTCTGGCTCAGATCGTTGCAGTAATTCTTCTCTACAGTTCCATTGCAGCTCGTGACCTGGTGAGTCATAGTCGAACTGTGTATCATGCTCTTAAAGCCGATGAATCGCTTGATAGTGCAAGATCTGCAGTGGCTCAAATCGTAGGACGTGATACGTCAGCTCTTGATCGAAAAGGAATCATACGAGCCTGCGTGGAAACAGTTGCTGAAAATATGGTGGACGGGGTTACCGCACCCCTTTTTTATGCCGTTGTTTTTTCCCTTTTTTCTCCTCTTCTCCCTATAGAACCGCTATTTCTTGCAGTATTTGGAGCCATGGGATACAAGGCAGTGAATACCATGGACTCAATGTTTGGTTATAAGAATGAACGGTATCTATACTTTGGCAGGGTAGCGGCAAAATTTGATGATGCTGTAAACTGGGTGCCTGCCAGGCTAAGTGGTTTGATACTCGTCCCCGCTGCTTTTTTCCTGGGACTTGATTGGAAGGGTAGCTATAGAATTTTCACAAGAGACAGACTTGCTCATGCAAGCCCCAATGCAGGCCATACCGAAGCCACAGTAGCTGGGGCACTTGGTGTTGAACTTGGTGGTACTTCTATCTACTTTGGAAAAAAAATGATCAAACCAGCTATTGGTGAGAATAAGAGACCTGCCGAAGACAGGGACATTCTGAGAAGCAACAATCTTATACTCATTGGCTCATTACTCTTTCTCTCAACACTCCTTCTTATACGATTCTTTATCGTTCAGATTGTCCTATGA
- the cobS gene encoding adenosylcobinamide-GDP ribazoletransferase, whose product MPKPISKMAAGSTGESDQLENSIMLALSHPLATFLAGIRFLSIIPISWNQDRDGRFFRASLIWFPVIGLLIGGVTATLVSFFIGILPGSVSAFFAIVLLAGISGCLHLDGVADSFDGLLSSRPRTRALEIMRDSHIGAMGVIAIVFLLLGKFAALSSLSTENILQVIILMPMAGRTAIVLTMSILPYARQEDGLGMLFYSSETRKVAVVVTACVLMVSALISIYSLILMIVTIMLPVTFFAFWCHKKLGGATGDTLGAVCELTELSVAVGFCLLPGLG is encoded by the coding sequence TTGCCGAAGCCGATAAGTAAAATGGCAGCCGGGTCAACAGGAGAGTCTGATCAATTAGAAAATTCCATCATGCTCGCCTTGTCTCATCCTCTTGCGACCTTTCTCGCCGGGATTCGATTCCTCAGCATCATTCCAATCTCTTGGAATCAGGACAGAGATGGCCGTTTTTTCAGGGCGAGTTTGATCTGGTTTCCAGTTATTGGGCTACTGATAGGTGGGGTGACGGCAACGCTGGTCTCATTTTTTATCGGGATCCTTCCTGGATCTGTCAGTGCGTTTTTTGCCATTGTTCTACTGGCAGGCATTTCAGGATGTCTCCACCTCGATGGAGTGGCTGATAGTTTTGATGGACTTTTAAGTAGCCGTCCCCGAACTCGTGCACTCGAGATTATGCGGGACAGTCATATAGGTGCGATGGGTGTTATTGCCATCGTTTTTCTCTTACTGGGTAAATTTGCCGCTCTCTCAAGCCTTTCAACGGAGAATATACTGCAGGTGATAATTCTTATGCCCATGGCTGGGAGAACGGCAATTGTACTGACCATGTCCATATTGCCCTACGCACGACAGGAAGACGGGCTCGGCATGTTGTTTTATTCTTCTGAAACTCGTAAAGTGGCTGTGGTTGTGACAGCCTGTGTTCTGATGGTGAGTGCATTGATTTCCATTTACTCTCTTATACTTATGATCGTAACGATTATGCTCCCTGTGACCTTTTTTGCTTTCTGGTGTCACAAAAAACTTGGTGGGGCAACAGGAGACACTTTAGGTGCTGTGTGTGAACTCACCGAACTTTCGGTGGCCGTCGGGTTCTGTCTCTTACCAGGGCTGGGGTAG
- the istA gene encoding IS21 family transposase, whose translation MPKKRLSMRKIREVLRLKYELGHSNREISRSCGIGSSTVSDYLQRTKRADLGWPLPDDLSDSSLEQTLFPPPPPPGTSRLIPDFSEIHKELQSKRGVTLNLLWQEYKEQHPDGYQYSWFCHSYRDWAGKLDLVMRHEHRAGEKLFVDYAGQTVDVVDQHTGEITKAQVFVAVLGASNYTYAEATPSQKIEDWIGSHVRTFAFLGGVPEVVVPDNLKSGVTKACRYEPDLNPTYHDLARHYQTVVLPARVRKPRDKAKAEAGVLLVERWILAKLRKHTFFNIDDLNREIGKLLEQLNNKPFKKLSGSRKSRFEELDKPALKQLPASPYELSYWKKATVHIDYHVEVEGHYYSVPYNLVKKQIEVRYTKSTVECYFRGKRVASHIRENQRGHHTTVKEHMPVNHRKYMEWNPDRFKRWAAKVGPETLCLTETLLVKRAHPQQAYRTLLGILRLGKAYGDSRLEAACHRALHINALSYRSVESILKSGLDQKPLPKPATEDKPVNHANIRGSQYYSPSTH comes from the coding sequence ATGCCGAAGAAGAGGTTATCTATGCGAAAAATTAGAGAGGTACTACGACTCAAGTATGAACTTGGGCACAGTAACCGTGAAATTTCCCGTAGCTGCGGTATTGGCAGCAGCACGGTAAGTGACTATTTACAACGAACCAAAAGAGCAGATCTGGGTTGGCCCCTTCCTGACGACCTAAGCGACAGCAGCCTTGAACAAACCCTTTTCCCTCCACCGCCTCCACCGGGGACAAGCCGGCTAATTCCAGATTTCTCTGAGATCCACAAAGAGCTCCAATCCAAACGAGGGGTTACCCTGAACCTGCTGTGGCAGGAATACAAAGAGCAGCATCCTGACGGCTACCAGTACAGCTGGTTCTGCCATAGTTACCGGGATTGGGCCGGCAAGCTTGATCTGGTCATGCGCCATGAACACCGAGCCGGTGAGAAACTGTTTGTCGACTACGCAGGCCAAACCGTCGATGTCGTTGACCAACACACCGGAGAAATCACAAAGGCTCAGGTCTTTGTTGCGGTCCTTGGTGCCAGCAACTACACCTATGCTGAGGCCACTCCCAGCCAGAAGATTGAGGATTGGATCGGTTCACATGTCCGTACATTTGCTTTCCTGGGTGGGGTTCCGGAAGTTGTCGTTCCAGATAACCTGAAAAGTGGCGTCACAAAAGCCTGCCGTTACGAACCTGACCTTAATCCCACTTATCATGATCTGGCCCGACATTATCAAACCGTGGTGCTGCCTGCAAGGGTTAGAAAACCAAGGGACAAGGCCAAGGCTGAGGCCGGTGTATTGCTGGTGGAACGCTGGATTCTGGCAAAACTCCGTAAACATACTTTCTTCAACATTGACGATCTCAATCGCGAAATAGGCAAACTCCTTGAGCAACTGAACAACAAGCCTTTCAAGAAGTTATCCGGCAGCCGTAAAAGTCGCTTTGAAGAACTGGACAAACCTGCCCTGAAACAACTTCCAGCCAGCCCTTATGAATTATCCTACTGGAAAAAGGCCACTGTACATATCGACTATCATGTGGAGGTCGAGGGACATTACTATTCCGTTCCATATAACCTGGTCAAAAAACAGATTGAGGTGCGCTATACCAAAAGCACGGTTGAGTGTTACTTTCGTGGTAAACGGGTGGCCAGTCACATCCGGGAGAATCAACGAGGGCACCACACTACCGTCAAAGAGCATATGCCTGTCAACCACCGAAAGTACATGGAGTGGAATCCGGACAGGTTCAAGCGCTGGGCTGCCAAGGTCGGGCCGGAGACACTCTGCCTCACAGAGACGCTTCTTGTAAAAAGAGCTCACCCACAACAGGCCTATCGCACTTTGCTGGGCATTCTCCGTCTTGGCAAAGCCTATGGAGATTCACGCCTTGAGGCAGCATGCCATCGGGCCCTGCATATCAACGCCCTTTCTTACCGCTCAGTGGAATCCATACTCAAAAGCGGCCTTGATCAGAAGCCACTACCGAAGCCGGCTACAGAGGACAAGCCGGTTAATCACGCAAATATCCGTGGCTCTCAGTATTATTCTCCCTCAACCCACTAA
- a CDS encoding cobyrinate a,c-diamide synthase: MKTSSAFLTGGTASGSGKTTLTIGIMAALKARGLSVQPFKCGPDFIDPSLHRMVTGKISSNLDLRMCGREFCRDTFNFRFNGNDVAVVEGVMGLFDGGIASSAALAKELELPVILIVDASSAAESVAAIVKGFESFSPDVEIAGVIFNRVGSPRHRELIEKSMAGICKAQILGFFPRDIRFEIPDRHLGLHMGEEKPLNEVQLKQLVLAVEKHIDLDQLLQISRRTQAAEQEMFVANASIAKNVRLAVARDEAFCFYYEDNLKMLEAEGAELVFFSPLSDTALPADCKGIYFGGGYPELHAERLSENQAMRQAVNDFARSGGIIYGECGGFMYLCDRIETTGQQSHTMCGIFPFAVQMKTRLSRLGYRKPCLVADCFLGRRGQHLHGHEFHYSEIVGSTVGTPTLYQIDADIVEGYTFKNVIGGYLHLHFARNRELSKSFISELTGSQIITKTT, encoded by the coding sequence ATGAAAACATCCTCTGCATTTTTGACAGGTGGTACCGCAAGCGGTTCTGGCAAAACAACCCTGACCATAGGAATAATGGCAGCCTTGAAGGCAAGGGGATTGTCGGTTCAGCCATTCAAATGTGGTCCAGATTTCATAGATCCAAGTCTGCACAGAATGGTGACTGGAAAGATTTCCTCCAATCTTGATCTTAGAATGTGTGGCAGGGAGTTCTGCAGAGACACTTTCAACTTCCGCTTCAATGGAAATGACGTGGCTGTGGTGGAAGGTGTAATGGGGCTTTTCGATGGTGGAATTGCCTCCTCCGCTGCCCTTGCCAAGGAATTGGAACTTCCGGTGATTCTTATCGTTGATGCCAGTTCCGCTGCAGAGAGCGTGGCGGCCATTGTGAAAGGCTTTGAAAGCTTTTCACCTGATGTGGAAATTGCAGGAGTTATCTTTAATCGTGTTGGCTCCCCCAGGCATCGTGAACTTATCGAAAAGAGCATGGCAGGAATCTGTAAGGCTCAAATACTTGGGTTTTTTCCCCGGGATATTCGATTTGAAATACCCGATCGGCATCTCGGTCTCCATATGGGAGAGGAAAAGCCTTTGAATGAAGTGCAATTAAAGCAACTTGTTCTTGCCGTGGAAAAACATATTGATCTTGATCAGCTTCTACAAATTTCCAGGCGAACTCAAGCGGCAGAGCAAGAGATGTTCGTGGCCAACGCTTCAATTGCAAAGAATGTGCGTCTCGCCGTTGCACGAGATGAAGCGTTCTGTTTTTACTACGAGGATAACCTGAAGATGCTTGAAGCAGAAGGCGCTGAACTGGTCTTCTTCAGTCCTTTGTCAGATACTGCCCTGCCCGCCGACTGCAAGGGCATATACTTTGGCGGGGGATACCCTGAACTTCATGCTGAGAGGTTGAGTGAAAATCAGGCTATGCGCCAGGCTGTGAATGACTTTGCTCGATCAGGCGGGATCATTTATGGGGAATGTGGTGGTTTTATGTATCTTTGTGACCGGATAGAAACAACCGGACAACAGAGCCATACGATGTGCGGCATCTTTCCGTTTGCAGTACAGATGAAAACGAGACTTTCCCGTCTTGGATATCGTAAACCATGCCTGGTAGCTGACTGTTTTCTTGGTCGTAGGGGGCAGCATCTTCATGGGCATGAATTTCACTACTCGGAAATAGTAGGGAGCACCGTAGGGACGCCCACCTTATATCAAATAGATGCTGACATTGTTGAGGGGTATACCTTTAAGAATGTGATAGGTGGGTATCTCCATTTACATTTTGCCAGAAACAGGGAGCTTAGTAAGTCCTTTATAAGTGAACTGACGGGATCCCAGATCATTACAAAAACCACATAA
- a CDS encoding histidine phosphatase family protein → MKKQLILIRHGMTGISGKYVGSSDVPLSADGCRQIMELRTKIPDIAVSAIIASPMLRCRQSCDLLFPEHPVIYKKDLREVDFGRWEKRSFSEIAAMDPGYVEQWAEASDSFCFPGGECLKHFVQRVQDVGDYIASLSEDTVIVVAHGGVIRTLLCYFLKIDPSHYILFKIAKGTYTTLELFPEGAVLTGLNRGVDKDRWLN, encoded by the coding sequence ATGAAAAAACAACTCATCCTTATTCGTCACGGTATGACCGGTATTTCGGGAAAATATGTCGGATCCAGTGATGTGCCACTTTCAGCAGACGGCTGTAGACAGATCATGGAGCTGAGAACAAAAATTCCTGATATTGCCGTATCTGCAATTATCGCAAGTCCAATGTTGAGATGCCGACAGAGTTGTGACCTGCTTTTCCCAGAACATCCGGTGATATATAAAAAAGATTTACGTGAGGTGGATTTCGGCAGATGGGAGAAACGGAGCTTTTCTGAGATAGCAGCAATGGATCCTGGGTATGTTGAGCAATGGGCCGAGGCATCTGACTCTTTCTGTTTTCCAGGTGGGGAATGTCTCAAACATTTTGTTCAACGGGTTCAAGATGTTGGGGACTACATTGCTTCGTTATCTGAAGATACGGTCATAGTTGTAGCTCATGGTGGTGTTATTCGTACCCTGTTGTGTTATTTTCTGAAAATTGATCCATCACATTATATTCTCTTTAAAATTGCCAAGGGAACATACACAACCCTTGAGCTTTTTCCCGAGGGAGCTGTGCTTACCGGTTTGAACCGTGGAGTTGATAAAGACAGATGGCTAAATTAA
- a CDS encoding cobyric acid synthase, producing the protein MTIDTEYGHGGNIHAAAEARAIAIDEMIDFSANINPFGAPDWLRACISSKLDSILHYPDPTASVLKKGISQQYKVPCDTILVANGSTELLYQLPRVLSCKRVVIPVPCYIDYVKVMQLADIEIKLLQLKEENNFSLELNLLEELLLPEDLVIIGSPNNPTGVTVQSDKLLQLARSAPRVLFVIDEAFLEFVEGAESLAGKAENIITLHSLTKFYAIPGLRLGFGVFPEHIIKALQRIFPPWSVNCLAQAVGERAIMDHAYQEKSRKLCLQLRKDLHGDLESFPDLCVFPGSANYLLIKLHSSYTVPKLQEHLSKYNILIRDCANYQGLGPQFFRIAVRDKADNKALCSALSAFFPSMKRARNRIKPKTPAIMFQGTSSNAGKSVLTAALCRILLQDGVRVAPFKAQNMSLNSFVTADGLEMGRAQVVQAQAARLDPHVLMNPVLLKPNSDTGSQIIVRGKPLGNMSVMDYVTYKKEAMDIVSACYDELSEEYEAIILEGAGSPGEVNLKKHDIVNMRMARYAESPVILVGDIDRGGVYASFVGHMEVMSQWERQLVAGFLVNRFRGNSDLLHDAHEYVKNHTGKDVLGVIPYLHNHGIPEEDSVSFKEGLFDAIRPEHNHIEIVIISLPHISNFTDLEPFIAEPDVYLRVVSHPDKLGNPDVIILPGSKNVIGDLQHLQASGMASQLLKKADERCEIIGICGGYQMLGKSIEDPHRIESRQERVDALSLIDMHTVLAAEKTLTRKQGTHLASGQPVIGYEIHHGLTATTARSLFSYDDGSSCGTQGDTATIWGSYLHGIFDSDLFRRSFIDTVRKRKGIGAYQGPLSSYNLEPAFDRLADTVRSGLDMDRVYQLLGL; encoded by the coding sequence ATGACAATAGATACGGAATATGGCCATGGTGGGAATATTCATGCGGCAGCAGAGGCCAGAGCCATAGCGATTGATGAGATGATCGATTTCAGTGCAAATATTAACCCATTTGGTGCCCCTGACTGGTTACGCGCCTGCATCAGCAGTAAACTCGATTCCATTCTTCACTATCCGGATCCGACCGCCTCTGTATTAAAAAAAGGTATATCACAACAGTACAAGGTACCCTGCGACACTATTCTGGTAGCCAATGGCAGTACCGAATTGCTCTACCAGTTACCACGGGTTCTGAGCTGCAAGAGAGTTGTCATTCCAGTACCCTGCTATATTGATTATGTAAAAGTAATGCAGCTTGCTGATATTGAAATCAAGCTGTTGCAGCTCAAGGAAGAAAACAATTTCAGCCTTGAGCTGAATCTCCTTGAAGAACTTTTGCTTCCTGAAGATCTGGTCATTATCGGCTCTCCAAATAACCCGACCGGGGTAACGGTTCAGAGTGACAAGCTTCTCCAGCTTGCCAGAAGCGCACCTCGGGTACTGTTCGTCATCGATGAGGCCTTTCTTGAATTTGTTGAGGGTGCAGAGAGCCTTGCTGGAAAAGCTGAAAATATTATTACCCTCCACTCCCTGACCAAGTTTTACGCCATACCTGGCCTGCGTCTCGGATTTGGCGTTTTTCCCGAACATATCATCAAAGCCCTGCAGAGAATTTTTCCACCCTGGTCCGTTAACTGCCTTGCCCAGGCCGTAGGGGAAAGGGCCATCATGGATCATGCATACCAGGAAAAGAGCAGGAAACTCTGTTTGCAGTTGAGAAAAGATCTACATGGTGATCTTGAATCTTTTCCAGACCTCTGTGTTTTTCCTGGTAGTGCAAACTACTTACTTATAAAGCTTCATTCGTCATACACTGTCCCAAAGCTTCAGGAGCATCTTTCTAAATACAATATACTCATTCGTGATTGTGCTAATTATCAGGGGCTTGGGCCACAGTTTTTTCGGATAGCTGTTCGTGATAAGGCTGACAATAAAGCCCTTTGCTCTGCTCTTTCGGCTTTTTTTCCATCGATGAAACGGGCAAGGAACAGAATAAAGCCTAAAACACCGGCAATAATGTTTCAGGGCACCTCTTCCAACGCTGGCAAATCGGTTCTCACAGCCGCACTTTGTCGTATCCTGCTTCAGGATGGTGTTCGGGTAGCGCCCTTCAAGGCACAAAACATGTCGCTGAATTCTTTTGTCACAGCAGATGGTCTTGAAATGGGAAGGGCCCAGGTCGTTCAGGCTCAGGCTGCACGTCTTGATCCTCATGTGCTGATGAACCCTGTCCTGCTAAAACCAAATTCAGATACCGGAAGCCAGATCATTGTAAGAGGTAAACCCTTGGGTAACATGTCCGTTATGGATTATGTGACCTATAAGAAGGAAGCCATGGATATCGTTTCCGCATGTTACGATGAACTTTCTGAAGAGTATGAGGCCATAATTCTTGAGGGAGCAGGATCTCCTGGGGAAGTAAATCTCAAAAAACATGATATCGTCAATATGAGAATGGCCCGTTACGCCGAGTCACCTGTTATTCTGGTTGGTGATATTGACAGGGGTGGGGTGTACGCTTCTTTTGTCGGCCATATGGAGGTGATGAGTCAATGGGAAAGACAATTGGTGGCAGGTTTTCTGGTGAACCGCTTTCGGGGTAACAGCGATCTTCTCCATGATGCCCATGAGTATGTCAAAAATCACACCGGCAAGGATGTTCTAGGAGTGATCCCCTATCTTCACAATCACGGAATCCCTGAGGAAGATTCAGTCTCCTTTAAGGAAGGGCTTTTTGATGCGATACGGCCTGAACATAATCATATCGAAATAGTGATTATAAGCCTGCCTCATATATCCAATTTTACCGATCTCGAGCCTTTTATTGCAGAGCCGGATGTTTATTTACGTGTCGTATCCCATCCAGACAAACTGGGAAATCCCGATGTTATCATTCTACCAGGATCAAAAAATGTGATTGGGGATCTTCAACACCTGCAGGCAAGCGGGATGGCATCCCAACTTCTTAAAAAGGCTGATGAGAGGTGCGAGATCATAGGAATCTGCGGAGGCTATCAGATGCTTGGCAAAAGCATTGAGGATCCCCACCGAATAGAGTCCCGACAGGAAAGAGTTGATGCTTTATCGCTTATTGATATGCATACCGTTCTGGCTGCTGAAAAAACCCTTACCAGAAAGCAGGGGACCCATCTGGCGTCGGGGCAACCAGTCATCGGCTATGAAATTCACCACGGTCTCACAGCAACGACAGCTCGGTCTCTGTTCTCGTATGATGATGGGTCAAGTTGCGGTACCCAGGGAGATACAGCTACTATCTGGGGGAGTTATCTCCATGGGATTTTTGACTCAGACCTTTTCCGACGCAGTTTCATTGATACTGTCAGGAAACGAAAGGGGATAGGAGCCTATCAGGGCCCACTGAGTAGCTACAACCTTGAGCCAGCATTTGACAGATTGGCTGATACGGTAAGAAGTGGCCTGGATATGGACCGGGTCTATCAGCTGTTAGGGCTTTGA
- a CDS encoding precorrin-8X methylmutase, producing MHRITEIAPQAIEGESFRIIAKEFDQQTGLCQKDIIPEQFAVIQRVIHATGDFSFAKLLHFHPGAIEAGCEAIRSGKNILTDVNMAVAGISKAILAPYGGKVICKVADPEIAQLALERGLTRSQAAIEEGMIENVGIVAIGNAPTALITIMKLIQEDKIRPELIVGVPVGFVNAPESKEILQEQDFPFITCEGRKGGTTVSVAIVNALLRLL from the coding sequence ATGCATAGAATAACAGAAATAGCTCCACAGGCGATTGAAGGTGAAAGTTTTCGAATTATAGCAAAGGAATTTGATCAACAGACAGGACTCTGTCAAAAAGATATTATTCCTGAGCAGTTTGCAGTTATTCAGAGGGTTATCCATGCTACCGGGGATTTTTCTTTTGCAAAGCTGTTGCATTTTCACCCAGGGGCCATCGAAGCTGGATGCGAAGCGATACGATCTGGCAAAAATATTCTTACAGATGTTAATATGGCAGTCGCCGGAATCAGCAAAGCTATTTTGGCTCCTTATGGCGGAAAGGTTATCTGTAAGGTTGCTGATCCTGAAATTGCTCAACTGGCCCTTGAACGCGGGCTTACCAGATCCCAGGCAGCTATTGAGGAGGGTATGATCGAGAATGTCGGTATTGTTGCTATCGGCAATGCGCCCACCGCCCTTATAACAATAATGAAACTTATTCAAGAAGACAAAATACGCCCAGAGTTAATTGTCGGCGTTCCTGTAGGCTTTGTTAATGCGCCCGAGTCAAAAGAAATTTTACAGGAACAGGACTTTCCGTTCATCACCTGTGAGGGCAGAAAAGGGGGGACAACCGTTTCTGTTGCTATTGTGAATGCCCTTTTGCGTCTTTTGTAG
- the cobU gene encoding bifunctional adenosylcobinamide kinase/adenosylcobinamide-phosphate guanylyltransferase yields the protein MAKLILVTGGARSGKSDYALSRAETLGGKHYFLATCPVVDSEMDERIARHRADRQGRGWLTIEEEIHIEPTIMSLEPDSVCLVDCLTLWVNNLMYVAEKSNQKFGEDAMGDRVTDFIRAAEIFKGTLICVSNEVGMGVVPDNVLGRRYRDLVGRTNRLIAAAADEVILVSCGLPICIKNESTNHPIIIQ from the coding sequence ATGGCTAAATTAATCCTTGTTACCGGTGGTGCCAGGAGTGGTAAGAGCGACTATGCTTTAAGCCGTGCCGAAACTCTTGGTGGTAAACATTATTTTCTTGCCACCTGTCCTGTTGTTGACTCAGAGATGGATGAGCGGATTGCTCGTCACAGGGCTGATCGTCAGGGGAGGGGCTGGCTGACCATAGAGGAAGAAATCCATATCGAACCCACTATTATGTCCCTGGAACCTGATTCTGTCTGCCTGGTCGACTGTTTGACTCTTTGGGTTAACAATTTAATGTATGTTGCTGAAAAATCGAATCAGAAGTTTGGCGAAGATGCGATGGGTGACAGGGTTACAGATTTTATTCGGGCAGCTGAAATTTTCAAAGGAACCCTGATTTGTGTCAGTAATGAAGTCGGAATGGGGGTGGTTCCGGACAATGTTCTTGGACGACGATATCGAGATTTGGTGGGACGAACCAACAGGTTGATTGCCGCCGCAGCGGATGAAGTAATACTGGTGAGTTGCGGTCTGCCAATATGTATCAAGAATGAATCCACTAATCACCCTATAATTATTCAATAA
- a CDS encoding DUF3995 domain-containing protein: METIAIILIISFVGLAALHLYWALGGKFGMSAALPEVDGTPVFTPGAAATIAVAFVLTGFALIALVLGFGAGYAAALTPYAVLLGFAVGGVLVLRAVGELKYVGFFKRVKGSKFAMYDSWLFSPFCLLAGGAFLLLAAGRI, from the coding sequence GTGGAAACAATAGCGATCATTCTCATCATATCGTTCGTTGGATTGGCGGCACTGCATTTGTATTGGGCGCTCGGCGGAAAGTTCGGAATGTCAGCAGCCCTCCCTGAGGTAGATGGGACACCAGTCTTCACGCCCGGAGCAGCGGCAACGATTGCGGTTGCATTCGTGCTCACTGGCTTCGCACTAATCGCGCTCGTCCTCGGGTTCGGGGCCGGTTACGCTGCGGCGCTCACTCCTTATGCGGTCCTTCTCGGCTTCGCTGTCGGAGGCGTACTCGTCCTGCGGGCGGTTGGCGAACTCAAGTATGTTGGTTTCTTCAAGCGTGTGAAGGGCTCGAAGTTCGCAATGTATGACAGCTGGCTGTTTTCGCCTTTCTGCCTGTTAGCTGGCGGGGCGTTCTTATTACTAGCGGCGGGCAGGATATAA